The Phaseolus vulgaris cultivar G19833 chromosome 10, P. vulgaris v2.0, whole genome shotgun sequence DNA window ATGAGCCCTCTGCTGAATCATCTTCTCCAGAATTCAAGATGGAAGTTTGTCTTATGGCAACAAAAGAATCTGGATCAAACCAACTAAGTACATATTCTTCCAATAAttgtgaaaaatatttccaaCTTCTTAATGTTTTCCAAGAAACTCATTTAGAAGCTAAAAGATTAACCCTTTCAAATTATCGgttgaaaagtgaaaaaaacTGGTTGAAAGAGAAATTCAAAGTTCTAGAAAAAGATTTGAACAATTCAAAtgctgattttgaaaatcttgaaatgatTTATCAAAACTTCTCTTGTAAGTGTGATTCTAGTATTtgcaaaaattgtgaatcttttcaaaagaaagttttgtatcttgtgaaaactgttGACACAATTTCAAAAGGCAAATCAAATTTTGAGAATGTTTTAGCATCtcaaaagtgtgtttttgggaaATCTggtttgggttttaacccacaaagTAAAACCAGTGGCTgcacaaaacctttttcaaccatcacaaaaaatcaatcggttaaaaggtTGAAACAGACGGTTGTTTATTGTTTCTACTGTATGAGAAagggccactctgttagattctgtaaaattagaaagtTTTTTGTTCCCAAAGGTATCCTAATGTGGGTTCCTAAGAATCATAAGGTTCCTTGGAATCATATTAACATCCATGGACCCAAATCTGTAAGAGGACCAGATCTAACCacctgattttgaattttgcaGGATTGCTTGGTGAGAAAACATCATTTGTGGTACTTAGACAGTGgctgctccaagcatatgactggagatgcATCCAAATTTGTCAGCATCACTCTCAAACAGGAAGGGCATGtgacctatggagacaacaacaggGGAAAAATCCTTGGTAAAGGTACCATAGGCAATGAAAACAACTTTCTAATATatgatgtgctctatgtagaaggacttAAGCACAGTCTGCTCAGTATCAGTCAGCTCTGTGACAGAGGCTACCAAGTCACCTTCAAAACAAATTCTTGTGAGATTCGGCTGCCAAACTCAAAAGAAGTTCTGCTTGTTGGTAAGAGACCAAATAACGTCTATTTGCTTGATATCTCTAACTCCACATCAATCAGTTGTCTTGTAACAAAACATGAGGAATCATGGCTTTGGCATAAAAGAattacacacatatatatgcATCATTTGAATAAACTGATTTCAAATGAACTTGTACTTGGCTTACCCAAACTTAAGTTCGAGAAGGAACATGtgtgtgaagcttgccaaaagggaaaacaaacaagaaaatcttttaaacgaaaaactttgtttcaactTCAAAACTTTTTGAACTATtacacatggatctttttggcCCTTCTAGGACTATGAGTCTTTGAGGAAATTTGTATGCTCTTGTGGTTGTAGATGATTTTTCCAGGTTTACTTGGACCATTTTCCTACACTAAAAAAAGAAGGCCTATCCTGaattcaaaaagctagcaaaAAGGTTGCAGAACGCATGTTGCAGCAACATTGGAGCAATTAGAAGTGACCATGgtggagaatttcaaaatgagaaattcagCAACTTTTGCAACAAGCTAAGTATCTTCCACAACTTCTCAGCACCAAgaacaccccaacaaaatggagtgaTGGAGAGAAAGaataaatcacttgaagagatAGCAAGGACAATTCTGAATGAATCATCCCTTCCTAAACGCTTTTGGGTTGATGCGGTAAGTACAACATGTTATGAGATGAATCGTGTGCTTATCAGGCCAATCTTGAAGAAGACCCCTTATGAGTTGCTAAATGGAAGAAAGCCTCACATAGGCCACCTAAAGGTGTTTCGATGCAAATGCTACATCCTAAACAATGGCAAAGAAAATATGGGTAAGTTTAATGCTAAAGCtgacaaaggtatttttcttggatATTCTCTAT harbors:
- the LOC137815318 gene encoding uncharacterized protein, which encodes MASKFASSKTHLDCIAKNIIVSALDSDELLKVSDCISAKEMWDTLERIHKNSRSACMDKNEPSAESSSPEFKMEVCLMATKESGSNQLSTYSSNNCEKYFQLLNVFQETHLEAKRLTLSNYRLKSEKNWLKEKFKVLEKDLNNSNADFENLEMIYQNFSCKCDSSICKNCESFQKKVLYLVKTVDTISKGKSNFENVLASQKCVFGKSGLGFNPQSKTSGCTKPFSTITKNQSVKRLKQTVVYCFYCMRKGHSVRFCKIRKFFVPKGILMWVPKNHKDCLVRKHHLWYLDSGCSKHMTGDASKFVSITLKQEGHVTYGDNNRGKILGKGTIGNENNFLIYDVLYVEGLKHSLLSISQLCDRGYQVTFKTNSCEIRLPNSKEVLLVGKRPNNVYLLDISNSTSISCLKAYPEFKKLAKRLQNACCSNIGAIRSDHGGEFQNEKFSNFCNKLSIFHNFSAPRTPQQNGVMERKNKSLEEIARTILNESSLPKRFWVDAVSTTCYEMNRVLIRPILKKTPYELLNGRKPHIGHLKVFRCKCYILNNGKENMGKFNAKADKGIFLGYSLSSHAYRVYNKKLMVVEESMHMDVKSAFLNGIVNEEIFVSQPPGFEDHRYPYHVYKLKKALYGLKQAPRQWFQSSPKESHLKAVKRISKYIKGQTSVGLWYPSHSRIHLVGYFNSDFAECKLDRKSTSGTCHLLGSSLISWKSKRQACVAVSTAEAENKAAGSCYTDSKQEHSKKHPKDLSPSNRGRL